The sequence GGTCCTCGGCATGCGGCTGTCGGCCAAGTTGGTCGTCTCGCAGGCGGCGCCGCAGCTCGGCAAGGAACGTGCCGACTGGCTCGCCGCCATCATGGCGGACCAGGACCGCACGTTGATGGTGTCCGCCTGGAAGCAGACGATGGCGTTCGACAGCAGGCGCCGGCTGGCGGAGATTGCATGTCCGACACTCATCATCGCCGCCTCGAACGATCAAGCCGTACCGATCCACCACGCCAAGATGCTCCACGACGGCATCGCTGGGTCCCAGCTGGTCATCATCGACGATGCCGGCCACGCGCTCATCTGGACACACTCCGACGAGTTCGAGCGTGTGACCGACGATTTCCTCGGGGCCTGATCGAGCACGGTCCGCGTTCTCCCGCTGAAAGCCGCAGTGACGTCCACGCAAGCACGACGGACTGCCGGCCCTCTAGGACGGCGTGGGTCGCCGACGGTTCCGCTCAGCGGGCCTTCTTTGTCGCCCGCTTACGGGGTGGAGTCAACAGGTCGGCGATCGCTGCGATCGCGGACGGCACGAGTCGATAGTACGCCCAGACGCCGCGCTTCTCGCGCTCGAGCAGGCCGGCCTCGGTGAGGATCCGAAGGTGATGACTCACGGTCGGCTGGGAGAGCCCCAGCGGTTCGGTGAGGTCACTGACGGACGCCTCGCCCTCGGGAGCGGACTGGATCAGACTGAGCAGTCGCAGCCGGGCCGGGTCGGCGAATGCCTTCAGCACTCCCGCGAGCCGCTCGGCATCGGCACGCTGAATCGGCTCGCCGGCGAGCGGCGAGATCACAGGCATAGCAGCTTTGGCAGTTCCCACGCCTTCCATCGTTGCACCAACATCATCGATGGGACGGTCGAACCGGACCCGGTCCCCGTAGTTTGGCTCTTCACAGTTGAGGGGGTAAATCGCTGGCTGGATGTTGGCTGGCTCGTCGGTCCCGGGGCAGCGATGCGCAGACGCAGCCGGAGGCCCGAACTTGTGCCACCGTTCGCAGTGGACTTCTTCGCGTACCCGCTCAGATCGGTCGACGGCGCACCCGATAGCGCAGGTGAAGCACCCGGTTGC comes from Micromonospora viridifaciens and encodes:
- a CDS encoding ArsR/SmtB family transcription factor codes for the protein MEGVGTAKAAMPVISPLAGEPIQRADAERLAGVLKAFADPARLRLLSLIQSAPEGEASVSDLTEPLGLSQPTVSHHLRILTEAGLLEREKRGVWAYYRLVPSAIAAIADLLTPPRKRATKKAR